TTAAAATAACTACTGCCCAAAGCTTCTGCGGCGTCTTCGATAACTATTAAATTGTATTTTTGAGCTATTCTTTCAATACTTTTCATGTCAGGCATATTACCTAATACATGGACAGGCAAAATAGCTTTAATTTTTTTGTGCGTAGTCTTATCATAGTAAAAGCCGCTTTTGTAGTAAGTGTGATGAGATAAATAATTTTCCACTAGCTCAATATTCATTTGCCAAGTCTCAGAGCAAACATCCATAAAAATTGGTGAAGCCCCTGTATAACAAATAGCATTAACTGTGGCTACAAAAGTAAGCGTAGGTACTATAACCGCATCTTGTGGACCTATGTCTAAAACTCTCATAGCAATGTGCAGTGCTGCCGTACCCGATGAAGTTGCCACAGCGTATTTTACTTGGCAGTATTCGGCTATTTTTTGCTCAAACTGTGGAACGAATTCGCCTGCTACCGATATCCAATTTTCATCTAAGCACTTTTTTACATATTCCCATTCTCTACCTGATAAATTAGGGCGAGCTAAATAAATCATAACTTGTACAAAATTAAACCTTATTCACATACAGATATCCAATCTTGAAAATACTACCCTCTGACTGCTTATCAGAAAGAACGAAGTATTAGCATTTCAGTTATTGGCAAGTAGTCCAAAAACTTATTGCTTTATCTTTGCATAAGTATGAACTATAAAATCTCTCTACCTGTCTTTGAAGGTCCTTTTGACTTACTGCTTTTTTTTATAGAGAGAGATGAGTTAGATATTTATGACATTCCGATTCATAAACTGACTAACGACTTTTTAGCCTACATTCAAGAAATGGAACGAAAGGATATAGAGCTAGCAGCCGAGTTTATGATTGTAGCGGCTACGCTTATGTCTATCAAAGCAAAGATGCTTATTCCAAGATTGAACGTAAATGAAAAAGGTGAAAAAGTAGATCCCCGTGAAGAGTTAGTCAATCGCATATTGGAATACAAGCGTTACAAAGTAGCGGTTGCGGAACTTCAACTTTTAGAAAGTATTCGTTTAGAGCAATTCAGCCGAGGTTTTGTTCAAAAGGAGCAAGAGTTTTTAAAAAATACAATTACCCCCGAAGAGGAGCTACTTCCTGTTAATTTGTACACTTTACTAAAAACTTACAAAAGGTTGTTAGAAAAGCATCATTTGCAGAAAAACATTGTGCCGCATACGATAGAGCAGTACCCCTATACTATTGAAACTCAAATAGAGTTTCTCAATGCTCAGTTGGGTCAATATCAAAAGCTTTCTTTTGTGCAGATTATCAGCATCAATTCTAATCGTTTTTTTGTCTTATTTACATTTTTAGCCATTTTGCAGTTGGCACAAGAGCAGAAAATTGAGCTCATTGTAGGAGAGGGCTACAATAACTTTTGGATTATGAAATCGCCTGCGAATATTTCAAGCTAGGTATGTTAGGACTATTTTGCAAGGAAGGTTAAATTTTAATTTTTTGGGCGTGCCCTTGCCCACACTTCGCTGTGCTTGTGTGGGCAAGGTCGGCGTGCTTCGGGCTACGCTCACGCTTCGGTGCTACGCTGTGCTCCGCACTGGGCTAACGCCCACCCTCCGCATGCCTCACGCAACGAATCTCTGAAAAATCCATTTCTCTGCATCTTATGCAAAATTTTAGCTTGTAAGTGCTTGTACTTCAGGCTTAAACAAGGTAAAGACATAATGGCACAGGTCATCTGCGTGAGGGGCATGGAGCATGCCGTTAGGCAGTGCGTAGCGTTAGCGAAGCACCGAAGCGAAGCGTAGTGCGGAATGCCCCGACCCTTGCGTCAGCAAGGGGCACGCCCAAAAAAATCAAATTTTCTTTTGAAAACTAATACAGTAATCCAAAATTGAAGCAGAAATTTTGACTTTTTTACCACAGTGTAACTAAAAACACATTTATACTAACAATTCTTATTAAATTGCAAGCGCTATGAAAAACATCAAACAAGTTTTACACCGATTGGGCATTGAAGAAATTAACGCCGCAGCTAGCACAGGTGTTAATTGGGCACACGATAATAATGCAGAACCTATCGTCATCAAATCCCCTGTGGATGGAGAGCGCATAGCAGCGGTTAATACTTGCTCTGTACAAGATTATGAATACATCATTCAAACAGCTCAAAAAGCTTTTGAATACTGGCGCATAGTTCCTGCACCCAAAAGAGGAGAAATTATACGACAAATAGGTGATAAATTTCGTGAATACAAAGAGGATTTAGGTTACTTAGTTAGCTATGAAATGGGAAAAATTTACCAAGAAGGTTTAGGCGAAGTGCAGGAAATGATAGATATATGTGATTTTGCCGTAGGCTTATCTCGCCAACTGTATGGATTGACCATGCACTCTGAACGACCTCAACACAGAATGTATGAACAATGGCACCCTTTGGGAATAGTAGGAATTATTTCTGCTTTTAATTTTCCCGTGGCGGTTTGGTCCTGGAATGCTATGATAGCCGCAGTGTGCGGAAATGTATGCGTATGGAAACCTTCTATTAAAGTGCCTTTGTCAGCTATTGCTGTTCAAAATATCCTCAAAGAGGTACTGCTTAAAAACAACCTTCCCGAAGGTATATTTAACCTTATCATCGGAAATAGACAAATAGGCGATATCATGGCAAAAGACCGAAGAATACCTTTAATCTCTGCCACAGGTTCTACACGTATGGGAATAGCCGTGGGCAAAGCCGTAGCTGAACGATTAGGCAGAAGTTTATTAGAACTCGGTGGAAATAATGCAGTAATTATTACTCCACACGCAGATTTAGATATGGCTATCAGGGCGGTAGTATTTGGAGCTGTAGGTACCGCAGGACAACGATGCACTAGCACACGTAGGTTGATTATCCACGAAAGTATTTACGAAGAGGTTAAGCAAAGACTTATCAAAGTTTATCAACAACTTCCGATTGGAAATCCCCTTGAAGAAGGAATTTTAGTAGGACCTTTGATTGATAAACAAGCCGTTGAAAATATGCAGAAAGCACTTGAAAATGTTCAAAAAGAAGGAGGTAAGTTAATATACGGCGGTGAAGTACTTACAGGAAAAGGCTATGAAACAGGAACTTACGTCAGACCTGCATTGGTTGAAGCTGAAAATCACTATCCAACTGTACAAGAAGAAACTTTTGCACCCATTTTATATTTGCTCAAATATCAAACCATAGAGGAAGCTATTGCTATTCAAAATGGGGTAAGACAAGGTTTATCTTCTGCTATTTTTTCTCTCAATTTACGTGAAGTAGAGTTGTTTTTAAGTCATGTAGGTTCAGATTGTGGAATTGCCAATGTGAATATTGGTACTTCGGGAGCGGAAATTGGGGGTGCTTTTGGAGGTGAAAAAGAAACAGGTGGAGGGCGAGAATCAGGTTCAGATAGTTGGAAAGCTTACATGCGCAGACAAACTAATACGATCAATTGGGGTACTTCATTACCTCTTGCGCAGGGAATTAAATTTGATATATAAGTTATTTTGAAAAAGTCTTTTGAAGGTTTGGGCGACCTGCGTAGCAGGTCGCCCAAAAATGTATCCCTTAAAATACAAACTTTGATATGCTACTTTTTAAGCCCTAACTCTACCAATCGTTCATTAAGATATTCACCTGCTGTAATATCAGGATATTGCTTGGGATTATCAGGTGTAATGCAATGAGGTAAACAACTCAAATCCATATCTGAACGAGGATGTAAAAAGAAAGGAATAGAATACCGCGAAGTTTTGAGCAGCTCCTTGGGTGGATTAACTACTCTGTGTGTTGTAGAACGAATAACATTATTAGATAACCGCTGCAACATATCCCCTGCATTAACTACAATCTGGTTAGGTAAAACTGTTACAGGTATCCACTCTCCTGAACGAGTAAGCACTTCTAATCCTTCGGCTGAGGCTCCAATGAGTAAAGTAATTAAGTTAATGTCTTCATGAGCTGCTGCCCGCACTGCACCCTCAGGAATATCCCCTTCAATAGGTGGATAATGAATAGGTCTAAGAATACTATTGCCGTTATGAATGTGCTTGTCAAAGTAAAACTCATCTAGTTTAAGGTATAGTGCTAGTGCTCTAAGTATATATCGCCCAGTATTTTCAAACTGACGGTAAATAGATAAAGTTACTGTTCTAAATTCAGGTAGCTCTTCATCAGGAAAAATATTAGCAGGATATTCGTTTTTAATGGGGTCATCATCTGTTACTTCTTGTCCAACATGGTAAAATTCTTTTAAGTCAGGAACTGTGGAGTTTTTGGCATGTTCTCTACCAAATGAAGTGTATCCTCTCTGCCCTGCTAGCGCTTCTATTTCATATTTCTTTTTTACTTCAAGCGGTAAATTGAAAAAGGCAATGACTTGCTCGTATAACTTTTTGATTAGTTCTTGATCAATGCCGTGGTTGGTTACTGTAACAAAACCTACTTCGCGATAGGCATTTCCTATCTCTTCTACGAATTTTTGCTTTCTTTGCGGATCTCCACTTAGAAAATCAGCAAGATCCACATTTGGAACTGTTTTCATACAAAGCAATATTAAAAAGACTTGTGCTCTCTACAAAATTATTGTAAATAATCATCAGAACTTTTTACAGCAAATAACATCAAGTTTTGTAATTTTGTAATATGGCTAAAAAAATTGTACAAGTAGGTAATATTGCTTGTGGAGCGGATAAGTTGTTTCTTATATCAGGTCCTTGTGTGATAGAAAGTGAGCCTTTGATGATGCAGACTGCGGAAAGTTTGAAAAAGATTAGTGAAAAACTAGATATTCCCCTTATTTTCAAGTCATCATTTCAAAAAGACAATCGCAGTAGTTTAGAGTACTATCAAGGTCCTGGATTAGAAAAAGGATTAAAACTCCTACAAAAAATAAAACAAACTTTTGATATACCTGTACTTTCTGATGTACATTATCCTGAACAAGTTGATGCTGCAGCAGAAGTTTTAGATGTTATTCAAATCCCAGCATATTTATGCATGCAGACTACTTTGACCGTAGCAGCAGCCAAAACAGGTAAAGTAATTAACTTGAAGCATGGGCAATTTTTAGCACCTGATAACATGATTAAACCTGTTCAAAAATGTGAGCAGTCAGGAAACACCAAAATTATCCTTACAGAAAGAGGTTATACATTTGGATATAATGATTTGGTAGTTGATCCAAGGAGCTTTTATCATCTTAATCAAATTGGGTATCCTGTTGTTTTTGATGTAACGCATTCTATTCGCAGGTATGGTATTCCAAGCGCAGACCCTAAGGGAGGGAATAGAGAGTTTTTAGGAACATTAGCCAGGGCAGGCGTTGCATCAGGAATTGATGGATTGTTTATAGAAACACATCCTTGTCCTGCTGAAGCCTTATGCGATGCTGCTAGTCAATTACCTTTATCTCAATTAGAGGAATTTCTAAAACCTTTGTTAGAATTACATGCTGTGGTCAAAAAATATGAGGAAAAAATTACAGTGTAGTTTTTTCGTTTTTTGTTAATTTGCAACTGAAAGCATATTATTTAATCAATGCCAATGACAAAAAAATATAGAAATACCTACATTAAGCCCGAAAATAAGAATGCTAACACACCCCTGAATATAGAAAATAAGCCACAAGATCGCCCCGAGCGCAATGCAGTAGAATCTAAAAGCCCTGTATTGGACTTTCTCAACAAGTATCAAATTAGAATGCTCATAGGTATACTCTCTACTTTCGTGGGAGGATTTCTATTTGTAGCATTTATCTCACATATCTATGGAACAGGTAAAGCAGACCAAAATATCGCCCAAAATGCAGGTTTATTAAGAATTTTAGGTATTACCCCTTTTAGAGAATATGCAGAAAATTGGCTAGGCATAATGGGTGCAGTGTTAGCTTATTATTTTATTCGTGAGTGGTTTGGATATAGTAGTTTCTTATTTGCTTTGTACTGTATTTACTTTGGAATAAAACGATTACGAATATGGACAGGATTCAATGTAAATCTTTTTAAGTATGTCCTTTTTGCAGCGTTTTGGCTATCCTGTTTTTTGAGTTGTGTTTTGTATATTACTACTCATCAGTGGTTTGAGCTGGGGGGAGGTTTAGGCAAAGCCCTTAACACGGCTATTATAAGAAGTGTAGGTAATGCAGGG
This portion of the Bacteroidia bacterium genome encodes:
- a CDS encoding segregation/condensation protein A, with the protein product MNYKISLPVFEGPFDLLLFFIERDELDIYDIPIHKLTNDFLAYIQEMERKDIELAAEFMIVAATLMSIKAKMLIPRLNVNEKGEKVDPREELVNRILEYKRYKVAVAELQLLESIRLEQFSRGFVQKEQEFLKNTITPEEELLPVNLYTLLKTYKRLLEKHHLQKNIVPHTIEQYPYTIETQIEFLNAQLGQYQKLSFVQIISINSNRFFVLFTFLAILQLAQEQKIELIVGEGYNNFWIMKSPANISS
- a CDS encoding aldehyde dehydrogenase family protein, whose amino-acid sequence is MKNIKQVLHRLGIEEINAAASTGVNWAHDNNAEPIVIKSPVDGERIAAVNTCSVQDYEYIIQTAQKAFEYWRIVPAPKRGEIIRQIGDKFREYKEDLGYLVSYEMGKIYQEGLGEVQEMIDICDFAVGLSRQLYGLTMHSERPQHRMYEQWHPLGIVGIISAFNFPVAVWSWNAMIAAVCGNVCVWKPSIKVPLSAIAVQNILKEVLLKNNLPEGIFNLIIGNRQIGDIMAKDRRIPLISATGSTRMGIAVGKAVAERLGRSLLELGGNNAVIITPHADLDMAIRAVVFGAVGTAGQRCTSTRRLIIHESIYEEVKQRLIKVYQQLPIGNPLEEGILVGPLIDKQAVENMQKALENVQKEGGKLIYGGEVLTGKGYETGTYVRPALVEAENHYPTVQEETFAPILYLLKYQTIEEAIAIQNGVRQGLSSAIFSLNLREVELFLSHVGSDCGIANVNIGTSGAEIGGAFGGEKETGGGRESGSDSWKAYMRRQTNTINWGTSLPLAQGIKFDI
- a CDS encoding isopenicillin N synthase family oxygenase; amino-acid sequence: MKTVPNVDLADFLSGDPQRKQKFVEEIGNAYREVGFVTVTNHGIDQELIKKLYEQVIAFFNLPLEVKKKYEIEALAGQRGYTSFGREHAKNSTVPDLKEFYHVGQEVTDDDPIKNEYPANIFPDEELPEFRTVTLSIYRQFENTGRYILRALALYLKLDEFYFDKHIHNGNSILRPIHYPPIEGDIPEGAVRAAAHEDINLITLLIGASAEGLEVLTRSGEWIPVTVLPNQIVVNAGDMLQRLSNNVIRSTTHRVVNPPKELLKTSRYSIPFFLHPRSDMDLSCLPHCITPDNPKQYPDITAGEYLNERLVELGLKK
- the kdsA gene encoding 3-deoxy-8-phosphooctulonate synthase, whose protein sequence is MAKKIVQVGNIACGADKLFLISGPCVIESEPLMMQTAESLKKISEKLDIPLIFKSSFQKDNRSSLEYYQGPGLEKGLKLLQKIKQTFDIPVLSDVHYPEQVDAAAEVLDVIQIPAYLCMQTTLTVAAAKTGKVINLKHGQFLAPDNMIKPVQKCEQSGNTKIILTERGYTFGYNDLVVDPRSFYHLNQIGYPVVFDVTHSIRRYGIPSADPKGGNREFLGTLARAGVASGIDGLFIETHPCPAEALCDAASQLPLSQLEEFLKPLLELHAVVKKYEEKITV